Proteins from a genomic interval of Flammeovirgaceae bacterium SG7u.111:
- a CDS encoding cation:proton antiporter, with product MEQYFETIRLLLAFLVILIAANRISYMFLKVKLPLITGLLITGVFAGPFILQLIPKASITHLNFLNEISLAFIAFAAGSELYLKEIRSRMKSIIWMTFGQLVITFVIGVVGVYFIADYIPFMDGMETRSKIAIAVLVATIFVARSPSSAIAVINELRAKGPFTQTAMGVTVLKDVLVIILFAINFSLAGATITGEKFDFFLFLVVLLELAGSFLLGYVLGKVLEIILSIKATTNVKTVLILSVGYGVYVFSSFVSHWSEGQFGVHFHMEPLLICIIGSFVVTNYSKYRPEFLKIIHDTGPYIYLTFFTLTGAGMSMDILMNVWQIALALFAIRLLGMVLGGYVGGILGGDPMKYNRISWMPYVTQAGVGLGLVTEIAGSFPSWGEEFATIIIAVIVLNQIVGPPLFKWSIAHVDEDHSKGSTPLYDGPRDAIIFGLEGKAIALARTLMKNGWQVKIATNMSNIDLSQMKDVDIHFVKDWSVETLDKLETEKAEAIVTMLSDKESFKICELAYETYGTKDMVVRLNDRTYYDQFVKLGARIVEPSMAIVNLLDQFVRSPSTTSLLLGMEESQTTAEIEVRDPDIHGMFIRDLRLPPDIIILSIKRGEQILVSHGYTRLRKHDLVNIVGSKESLEQVRMRFES from the coding sequence ATGGAGCAATATTTCGAGACTATAAGACTTTTGCTGGCATTTCTGGTGATTTTGATTGCTGCTAATCGGATTTCCTACATGTTTTTAAAAGTCAAACTTCCCCTTATTACAGGTCTACTGATAACAGGGGTTTTTGCAGGGCCTTTCATCTTGCAGCTCATTCCCAAAGCCTCCATCACCCACCTCAATTTTCTCAATGAAATATCCTTAGCCTTCATCGCCTTTGCTGCAGGCTCGGAGCTTTACCTCAAGGAAATCCGAAGCCGGATGAAAAGCATCATCTGGATGACCTTTGGACAATTGGTAATCACCTTCGTCATTGGGGTGGTTGGCGTATATTTCATTGCCGACTACATCCCTTTTATGGATGGAATGGAAACCAGGAGCAAAATTGCCATAGCGGTGTTGGTCGCTACTATTTTTGTAGCCCGCTCACCCTCTTCAGCCATAGCTGTCATCAATGAACTTAGGGCAAAAGGTCCTTTCACTCAAACTGCGATGGGTGTTACCGTACTCAAAGATGTATTGGTAATCATCCTGTTTGCCATCAACTTCTCTTTAGCAGGAGCAACCATTACAGGTGAAAAATTTGATTTCTTTCTTTTTCTAGTCGTCTTACTAGAGCTTGCTGGCTCTTTCTTATTAGGCTATGTGCTTGGGAAAGTATTAGAAATTATTCTCAGTATAAAGGCTACCACAAATGTCAAGACGGTCTTGATCCTTTCGGTTGGCTATGGAGTTTATGTTTTCTCCTCGTTTGTAAGCCACTGGAGCGAAGGTCAGTTTGGTGTGCACTTCCACATGGAGCCTTTGCTTATCTGTATTATAGGCAGTTTTGTAGTTACAAATTACAGTAAATACCGGCCTGAGTTCTTAAAAATCATCCACGATACAGGTCCTTATATCTACCTCACCTTCTTCACCCTTACAGGTGCGGGTATGTCTATGGATATCTTGATGAACGTTTGGCAAATTGCTTTAGCTCTATTCGCCATCAGGTTGCTGGGAATGGTTTTAGGAGGCTATGTAGGCGGTATTTTGGGTGGAGACCCGATGAAATACAACCGTATTAGTTGGATGCCCTACGTTACCCAAGCGGGCGTGGGCTTAGGTTTGGTGACTGAAATAGCAGGAAGCTTTCCGAGTTGGGGTGAAGAATTTGCCACCATCATTATTGCCGTAATCGTCCTAAACCAGATAGTTGGGCCACCTCTATTCAAATGGTCGATTGCCCATGTCGATGAAGACCATTCCAAAGGAAGCACACCACTTTACGATGGGCCTAGAGATGCCATTATTTTTGGACTGGAAGGAAAAGCAATTGCCCTCGCCCGAACACTAATGAAAAACGGTTGGCAAGTAAAAATAGCCACCAACATGTCCAATATCGACCTCAGTCAGATGAAAGATGTGGATATTCACTTCGTAAAAGACTGGAGCGTTGAAACCTTAGATAAACTAGAAACGGAAAAAGCAGAAGCCATTGTAACCATGCTTTCAGACAAAGAAAGCTTCAAAATATGCGAACTAGCCTATGAAACCTACGGCACCAAAGACATGGTAGTCAGGCTCAATGACCGAACCTATTACGACCAGTTTGTGAAGCTTGGCGCAAGGATAGTAGAGCCATCCATGGCCATTGTAAATCTGCTTGACCAATTCGTCCGCTCTCCTTCTACCACTTCCCTCCTTTTGGGCATGGAAGAAAGCCAGACTACCGCAGAAATCGAAGTACGAGACCCAGATATTCACGGTATGTTTATCCGAGACCTTCGCCTACCGCCAGATATCATCATCCTTTCCATAAAGCGTGGTGAGCAAATCTTGGTTTCTCACGGTTATACCCGCTTGAGAAAGCACGATTTGGTCAATATAGTTGGTTCAAAAGAAAGCTTAGAGCAAGTGCGTATGAGGTTTGAAAGCTAA
- a CDS encoding MFS transporter, with amino-acid sequence MNNEVKVESIAIAKNQPKIINAWCSYDWANSVYALTISSAIFPVYYNSTTRAAFGGDKIQFFGFPIENTVLYSYALSFSFLIIVFLSPILSGMADYGGMKKRMMKFFTALGSASCIALYFFNGHNVEFGIIATILASTGWAGALVFYNAYLPEVATEDRFDSISARGYAMGYVGSVLQLIFSLMIIMNHEYLGITEAFGSKLAFLTVGAWWFLFAQISFHYLPSNVHQRPPKRTNLFKKGYGELKKVYFLVKKMPEIKRFLRSFFFYNAGVQTVMLLAATFGEKEMSLTVDQLITTVLLIQIVAIAGAYLFAQISAWKGNKFSIAVMVIIWVGVCAYAYLMQTVLDFYILAFVIGLIMGGIQSMSRSTYSKLIPRDTYDTASFFSFFDVAEKLSIVMGTFLYGLIEQITGNMRLSALSLVVLFVIGFILLMRFKMPERE; translated from the coding sequence GTGAACAACGAAGTAAAAGTAGAAAGCATAGCAATAGCGAAAAACCAGCCAAAGATCATCAATGCCTGGTGTTCGTACGATTGGGCCAACTCAGTATATGCACTTACCATTTCCTCCGCCATTTTCCCGGTATACTACAACAGCACTACCCGAGCTGCTTTTGGTGGCGATAAGATCCAATTCTTCGGCTTTCCTATCGAAAACACTGTACTTTACTCCTATGCACTCTCTTTTTCATTTCTCATCATCGTATTTCTTTCGCCTATCCTTTCGGGAATGGCTGATTATGGGGGGATGAAAAAGAGAATGATGAAATTCTTTACCGCATTAGGTTCAGCGTCCTGCATCGCCCTCTACTTTTTCAATGGGCACAATGTAGAGTTTGGAATCATCGCTACCATTTTGGCAAGCACAGGCTGGGCTGGCGCACTGGTTTTTTACAACGCCTACCTCCCCGAAGTCGCCACTGAAGATCGCTTCGATTCTATAAGTGCCCGAGGCTACGCCATGGGGTATGTTGGCAGCGTACTGCAGCTTATATTTAGCCTCATGATCATCATGAACCACGAATACTTGGGCATCACCGAGGCTTTTGGTTCTAAACTCGCCTTCCTTACCGTCGGGGCTTGGTGGTTTTTATTTGCCCAAATATCCTTTCACTACCTCCCCTCCAATGTGCACCAACGCCCGCCTAAGCGTACCAACCTGTTCAAAAAAGGGTACGGCGAACTTAAAAAGGTGTATTTCTTGGTGAAGAAAATGCCCGAAATAAAGCGGTTCTTACGCTCCTTCTTTTTCTACAACGCAGGGGTGCAGACCGTGATGTTGCTAGCAGCTACATTTGGAGAGAAGGAAATGAGCCTTACCGTTGACCAGCTTATCACCACAGTGCTACTCATTCAAATAGTGGCAATAGCAGGGGCATATCTTTTTGCCCAAATCTCAGCTTGGAAGGGGAATAAATTCTCCATAGCCGTCATGGTCATCATTTGGGTGGGAGTATGCGCCTATGCTTACCTCATGCAAACTGTGTTGGATTTTTACATCCTCGCCTTTGTAATAGGCTTGATAATGGGCGGCATCCAATCCATGTCTCGCTCCACCTACTCCAAGCTAATCCCCCGCGATACTTACGATACCGCATCCTTTTTCAGCTTCTTCGATGTAGCCGAAAAACTCTCCATCGTAATGGGAACTTTCCTTTATGGATTGATAGAACAAATTACAGGGAACATGCGCTTGAGCGCCCTGTCTTTAGTCGTACTTTTCGTTATTGGGTTTATTTTGCTTATGAGGTTCAAGATGCCTGAGAGGGAGTAA
- a CDS encoding DUF2971 domain-containing protein — protein sequence MSSRESMIQSDKVELFVDLVRKYLLPNFKISSSMAIVSAAATKANYATLSQSDCFDAYYGSSYHYRGENKFIHFTSFETCLKILESKKFLLSSLSVMDDKLEVDHLHNIFESLGLKERESYFIKKDLYALSLCEFDVEQNEESLDMWRIYSDNCRGVGLVLEFDLAYSYHWVHYALSKVKYGHEGVDKIIAFSKAYQEFIKSNNGFKIRGIDELLRNLLSNHKSGIYKSEREVRLLFTGKLYEKELKLKHSCEIEFESKLRKEDFEKYKVTQERLDHIFPNITISSILIGPKVSKKEFDKNAQEINVLTQRYNTVPKVEHSLLKKYF from the coding sequence ATGTCATCAAGAGAATCTATGATACAATCAGATAAAGTAGAATTATTTGTCGATTTGGTTCGTAAATATCTATTGCCCAATTTTAAAATATCTTCATCTATGGCAATAGTGTCTGCTGCTGCAACAAAGGCAAATTACGCTACCCTTTCGCAATCAGATTGTTTTGATGCATATTATGGTTCTTCTTACCATTACCGAGGAGAGAATAAATTTATCCATTTTACTTCATTTGAGACTTGTTTAAAAATCTTAGAATCTAAAAAGTTTCTATTGAGTTCTCTATCTGTAATGGATGATAAGTTAGAGGTAGATCATTTGCATAATATTTTTGAATCCTTAGGGCTAAAAGAAAGAGAATCCTATTTTATTAAAAAGGATTTATACGCTCTTTCACTTTGTGAGTTTGACGTTGAGCAGAATGAGGAAAGTCTCGATATGTGGCGAATATATAGCGATAACTGTAGGGGAGTTGGATTAGTTCTTGAATTTGATTTAGCCTATTCTTATCATTGGGTTCATTATGCGCTTTCTAAAGTAAAATATGGTCATGAAGGAGTTGATAAGATAATTGCATTTTCAAAAGCATACCAAGAATTTATTAAATCAAATAATGGCTTTAAAATACGTGGTATAGATGAGTTACTTAGAAACCTGTTATCGAACCATAAATCAGGTATTTATAAGTCGGAAAGAGAAGTTCGTCTTTTGTTTACAGGAAAACTGTATGAAAAAGAATTGAAGCTCAAACATAGCTGTGAAATTGAATTTGAATCAAAACTTAGAAAAGAAGATTTTGAAAAATATAAAGTTACCCAAGAAAGGCTAGATCATATCTTTCCAAATATCACTATTTCAAGCATCCTTATCGGTCCAAAAGTGTCGAAGAAAGAATTCGATAAAAATGCGCAAGAGATAAATGTATTAACTCAGAGATATAATACTGTTCCAAAGGTCGAGCATTCATTACTGAAAAAGTACTTTTGA
- a CDS encoding DUF1573 domain-containing protein yields the protein MAILNRIKFLFIFVLMCSSQAIAQDTTFFFETPTAPLGKFTQDQFPITYDFRFLNEGATPMEVYKVEPDCACAIADFSKGKIAKGDYGYITVSYSPYKAGPFEKTFKVYAKGAIPNSTVIKITGFIEPFDFEPNREFPHKNGEFQFKHRQVLLGSITNEAPIRKEIEFYNPNNFPISLDDSVKGPDFVEVIFDSAEMIPPNSVGKFVLFYHPELKNDYGVVLDSLTFYTKGMETEAFSLAVTANISQYFSPESKFDPKRPVLSIPTKTIHLGRTTLGDGKTVDFELKNEGENDLLIYKTLANYGGEVLGFPTTIPSGESVTLTVSILNINKKGKQDRSFIIYSSDPVDPIQKLSVTLDARD from the coding sequence ATGGCGATTCTTAACAGAATAAAATTCTTATTCATTTTTGTGTTGATGTGCAGTTCTCAAGCAATTGCCCAAGACACCACTTTCTTTTTTGAAACGCCGACTGCTCCTCTGGGAAAGTTCACCCAAGACCAGTTTCCCATTACCTACGATTTTAGGTTTCTGAACGAAGGGGCAACACCTATGGAAGTTTATAAGGTAGAGCCTGATTGTGCCTGCGCCATTGCCGATTTTTCCAAGGGAAAAATTGCAAAGGGGGATTATGGGTACATTACAGTTTCCTATTCGCCTTATAAGGCTGGACCATTTGAGAAAACCTTTAAAGTATATGCCAAAGGGGCAATTCCTAACAGCACGGTCATTAAGATTACGGGGTTCATCGAGCCTTTCGATTTTGAGCCGAACCGAGAGTTTCCCCACAAAAACGGGGAGTTCCAGTTCAAGCACAGGCAGGTGTTGCTAGGCTCTATCACCAACGAAGCTCCCATCAGGAAAGAAATCGAATTTTATAACCCCAATAATTTTCCCATCAGCTTAGACGATTCGGTGAAAGGGCCTGACTTTGTAGAGGTGATATTCGATTCAGCCGAAATGATTCCTCCAAACTCGGTGGGGAAATTTGTGCTGTTTTACCATCCCGAGCTTAAAAATGACTACGGAGTGGTGCTCGATAGCCTCACCTTTTATACGAAAGGAATGGAGACCGAAGCCTTTTCCCTAGCTGTCACCGCCAATATTTCCCAGTACTTCTCGCCCGAGTCCAAGTTCGACCCCAAGCGCCCCGTGCTTTCCATCCCTACCAAAACCATCCACTTGGGAAGGACTACGTTAGGAGATGGGAAGACCGTGGACTTCGAACTAAAAAATGAAGGGGAAAACGACCTACTGATCTACAAAACCTTGGCAAACTACGGAGGAGAAGTCCTTGGCTTCCCAACCACCATTCCATCGGGGGAAAGCGTAACGTTGACCGTTTCCATCCTGAACATCAACAAAAAAGGCAAGCAAGACCGCTCCTTTATTATCTACAGCAGCGACCCTGTCGACCCCATCCAAAAGCTAAGTGTTACACTGGATGCTAGGGATTGA
- a CDS encoding Gfo/Idh/MocA family oxidoreductase, with amino-acid sequence MKEIRWGMIGCGDVTEVKSGPAFNKARGSRLVAVMRRDEEKVKDYAERHGVPKWYTDAEELINDEEVDAVYIATPPSSHALYTIMAANAGKPVYVEKPMAMTLSQCGEMVNVCKDADVPLFVAYYRRMLPSFLKVKEIVESGTIGEVRGVNIRLYWAPKPEDIKGDPNNWRVKKSISGGGYFHDLASHQFDFLDYVLGPIANAGGINHNQAGFYNAPDITTAAFNFESGVVGSGIWCFTADKSSQIDMTEIIGSKGTVKFPSFDLSKPVMLTSSSGNEGFRFDNPEHIQQPLIQSIVDELNGGAPCPSKGESAMRTSNVLDLITA; translated from the coding sequence ATGAAAGAAATTAGATGGGGAATGATTGGTTGTGGAGATGTAACCGAAGTGAAAAGTGGTCCGGCTTTTAATAAAGCAAGGGGTTCACGGTTGGTTGCAGTGATGAGGAGGGATGAAGAGAAGGTAAAAGATTATGCCGAAAGACATGGAGTGCCGAAGTGGTACACCGATGCCGAGGAGTTGATAAACGACGAAGAGGTGGACGCTGTTTATATTGCCACACCTCCTTCCAGCCATGCGCTCTATACCATTATGGCGGCAAATGCTGGCAAACCTGTGTATGTGGAAAAGCCGATGGCAATGACCTTGAGCCAGTGCGGTGAGATGGTAAATGTGTGCAAAGATGCAGATGTACCTCTTTTTGTAGCATATTACCGCCGTATGTTGCCTTCTTTTTTGAAGGTGAAAGAGATAGTAGAAAGTGGTACTATTGGGGAAGTGAGAGGGGTGAACATCCGCCTATATTGGGCGCCAAAGCCAGAGGATATAAAAGGAGATCCAAATAACTGGCGTGTAAAGAAAAGTATTTCTGGCGGTGGGTATTTCCACGATTTGGCATCGCACCAGTTCGACTTTTTAGATTATGTGCTAGGTCCAATTGCCAATGCGGGCGGAATCAATCACAATCAAGCAGGCTTTTATAATGCCCCAGATATCACCACAGCGGCTTTCAACTTTGAGTCGGGCGTAGTGGGGTCGGGCATTTGGTGCTTCACTGCAGATAAGTCTTCGCAAATAGATATGACCGAAATTATAGGTTCGAAAGGAACGGTGAAGTTCCCTTCGTTCGATCTGAGCAAGCCCGTAATGCTGACCAGCTCTAGTGGTAACGAAGGTTTTAGGTTCGATAATCCTGAGCATATTCAGCAACCGTTGATCCAGAGTATTGTAGATGAATTGAACGGTGGTGCGCCTTGCCCAAGCAAAGGGGAATCGGCTATGCGGACTTCCAATGTGTTGGATTTGATTACTGCATAA
- a CDS encoding aminoglycoside phosphotransferase family protein: protein MEWANVINQFAIEGEVLSAELFGNGHIHQTFKVSTSDKPYLLQEINEEVFADVPSLMQNIQAVSEHLKGTKGNALELVLTKQGQPYYEGQAGLWRVFHFVGNSKSYDQPTDGSLAELAGEGFGEFISQLADLPLAAVSETIPDFHDICWRFRQWDETKGNASSQKLEECVDEIGFVESQRKKMEAYFKGLHENTLPLRVIHNDTKLNNILFVGEQQMPCVVDLDTVMPGYVAFDFGDAIRTIANRAEEDEKDLAKVQFEKVFFERFAKGFAAKTISVFTKKEVESLAFAPAYMTFIMGLRFLTDYLGGNKYYSIKHEKHNLVRAKCQFAFAQVLHQNISYITNYIQSMYQGNT, encoded by the coding sequence ATGGAATGGGCAAATGTTATTAATCAATTTGCCATAGAAGGAGAAGTTCTTTCTGCTGAGCTTTTTGGCAATGGGCATATCCACCAAACCTTTAAAGTTTCGACCAGCGATAAACCTTATTTGTTGCAAGAAATAAACGAGGAAGTATTTGCCGATGTGCCTTCGCTTATGCAAAATATCCAAGCGGTTTCCGAGCATTTGAAAGGCACTAAAGGGAATGCGTTGGAATTGGTATTGACCAAACAAGGTCAGCCATATTACGAAGGACAAGCAGGGCTTTGGCGGGTGTTCCATTTTGTGGGAAATAGCAAAAGTTACGACCAACCTACGGATGGAAGCTTGGCTGAGTTGGCAGGGGAAGGCTTCGGCGAATTTATCTCTCAACTAGCGGATTTGCCCCTTGCGGCGGTGAGCGAGACCATTCCCGATTTTCATGATATCTGCTGGCGGTTTCGCCAGTGGGACGAGACGAAGGGCAACGCTTCAAGTCAAAAGCTGGAAGAATGTGTGGATGAAATTGGGTTTGTGGAAAGCCAACGAAAAAAAATGGAAGCTTATTTTAAGGGCTTGCATGAAAATACTTTGCCGCTGCGAGTGATTCATAATGACACCAAGCTCAATAATATTTTGTTTGTTGGCGAACAGCAAATGCCCTGCGTAGTTGATTTAGATACGGTGATGCCCGGCTACGTTGCCTTCGATTTTGGCGATGCGATCCGGACAATTGCTAATCGAGCTGAAGAAGACGAAAAAGACTTGGCTAAGGTGCAGTTTGAGAAGGTGTTTTTTGAGCGATTTGCAAAAGGATTTGCTGCAAAGACAATCTCTGTTTTTACTAAAAAGGAGGTTGAAAGTTTAGCTTTTGCTCCAGCCTATATGACGTTTATTATGGGCTTGCGCTTCCTTACCGACTATTTGGGTGGGAACAAGTATTATTCAATTAAGCATGAAAAACATAATTTGGTAAGGGCAAAATGCCAGTTCGCTTTTGCGCAAGTTTTACACCAAAATATTTCATATATTACCAACTACATCCAAAGCATGTATCAGGGAAATACCTAA
- the rfaD gene encoding ADP-glyceromanno-heptose 6-epimerase, giving the protein MIVVTGAAGFIGSCMVARLNQDNFNNIIAVDDFSKTEKLHNLEGKNIQERVEREEFFTWLEKNEAKVEFIFHIGARTDTTEFDMSIFDHLNIDYSKKIWKACCQYQIPLVYASSAATYGLGELGYDDDESKISELKPLNPYGDSKNLFDIWALSQEEKPLFWAGLKFFNVYGPNEYHKSRMASVIYHAYNQIKKTNAMKLFRSHNPDFKDGEQQRDFIYVKDLLEVLMFLMHHRKDSGIYNLGTGEARTFLDLVKSTFKAMGVEENISFIDTPIDIRDKYQYFTEANMAKLIGIGYDKPFTSLEDGVTDYVKNYLMEGAGDGMGKCY; this is encoded by the coding sequence ATGATAGTTGTAACAGGAGCAGCAGGGTTTATTGGCAGTTGCATGGTGGCTCGCCTTAACCAAGATAATTTCAATAATATTATCGCAGTAGATGATTTTTCAAAAACGGAGAAATTGCACAACCTTGAGGGTAAGAACATCCAAGAGCGAGTGGAGCGAGAGGAGTTTTTTACTTGGCTAGAGAAAAATGAGGCAAAAGTAGAATTCATCTTCCACATAGGTGCTCGTACCGATACCACGGAATTTGATATGTCTATTTTCGATCATCTGAACATCGATTATTCTAAAAAAATATGGAAAGCTTGCTGCCAATACCAAATCCCATTGGTCTATGCGTCTTCGGCTGCCACCTACGGGCTGGGCGAGTTGGGCTACGACGATGATGAGTCAAAAATCTCCGAACTGAAACCTTTGAACCCTTACGGAGATTCAAAGAACCTGTTCGATATTTGGGCGTTGTCTCAAGAAGAAAAGCCTCTTTTTTGGGCTGGGCTGAAGTTTTTCAATGTGTACGGCCCCAATGAATATCACAAGAGTAGAATGGCTTCTGTGATCTACCATGCTTACAACCAAATAAAGAAAACGAATGCGATGAAGCTTTTCCGTTCGCACAATCCTGACTTTAAAGACGGAGAACAGCAGCGAGATTTCATTTATGTAAAAGACTTATTGGAAGTGTTGATGTTCTTGATGCACCACCGCAAAGATTCGGGAATTTACAACTTGGGAACTGGTGAGGCGAGAACTTTCCTCGATTTGGTAAAAAGCACTTTCAAGGCGATGGGAGTGGAAGAGAACATTTCTTTCATAGACACCCCAATCGATATCCGAGACAAGTACCAATATTTTACAGAAGCGAACATGGCAAAGCTCATCGGCATTGGTTATGATAAGCCGTTTACCAGCTTGGAAGATGGTGTAACCGATTATGTAAAAAATTACCTGATGGAAGGAGCTGGCGATGGAATGGGCAAATGTTATTAA
- the lpxB gene encoding lipid-A-disaccharide synthase has product MKYYIISGEKSGDMHAAKLVKQLKSLDVEGEFRGWGGDRMEEEGVALAKHIRETSFMGFLEVAMNLRTISSFIKYCKSDIKDWDPDVVILVDYAGFNLKIAEFTKAQGIKTYYYISPKVWAWNTKRAYKIKRLVDKMFVIMHFEKAFYKKYDFEVDYVGNPLFDAVAEFSPNANFLEENKLADAKPIVALLPGSRKQEVKSILGNMVETASKFPDYQFVVAGVSELPDELYKPAKALNLPIVFNQTYDLLNHSKAALVTSGTATLETALLKVPQVVCYKTGTVSYLIAKNLIQVPYISLVNLIADKPLVKELIQAELNAENLKEELGKVLGKEREKMLKGYEEMIEKIKTEGASKRTAKLMYGYLTE; this is encoded by the coding sequence TTGAAATACTACATTATATCAGGCGAGAAATCGGGCGACATGCACGCCGCCAAGTTGGTAAAACAATTAAAGTCACTTGATGTGGAAGGCGAATTTAGAGGCTGGGGCGGTGACCGAATGGAGGAAGAAGGCGTAGCTTTAGCCAAACATATCCGCGAAACTTCCTTCATGGGCTTCTTGGAAGTCGCCATGAACCTTCGCACCATCTCATCTTTCATAAAATACTGCAAATCAGATATAAAAGATTGGGACCCTGATGTAGTCATTCTGGTAGATTACGCTGGTTTCAACCTGAAAATAGCAGAGTTCACCAAAGCCCAAGGGATCAAAACCTATTACTACATTTCCCCAAAAGTGTGGGCATGGAACACGAAACGGGCTTACAAAATAAAGCGCCTGGTAGACAAGATGTTTGTGATCATGCACTTTGAAAAAGCTTTTTACAAGAAGTATGATTTTGAGGTCGATTATGTGGGCAACCCCCTGTTCGATGCGGTAGCTGAATTTTCTCCCAACGCTAATTTCTTAGAAGAAAATAAGTTGGCAGATGCGAAACCTATTGTAGCACTTTTGCCAGGAAGTCGCAAGCAGGAAGTAAAATCTATCTTGGGAAATATGGTGGAAACGGCAAGCAAGTTTCCCGATTACCAGTTTGTGGTAGCTGGGGTTTCAGAGCTTCCCGATGAGCTTTACAAACCCGCCAAAGCATTGAACCTTCCTATTGTTTTTAACCAAACATACGACCTTCTCAACCACTCCAAAGCGGCACTGGTCACTTCCGGAACAGCAACTTTGGAAACTGCCCTGCTCAAAGTACCACAGGTAGTCTGCTACAAAACAGGTACGGTTTCTTACCTCATTGCCAAGAATCTCATTCAAGTCCCTTACATTTCATTGGTGAACTTGATAGCCGACAAACCTTTGGTGAAAGAGCTGATACAAGCGGAGTTGAATGCGGAAAATCTGAAAGAAGAATTGGGGAAAGTATTAGGAAAAGAAAGAGAGAAGATGCTGAAAGGCTACGAAGAAATGATAGAAAAGATCAAAACAGAAGGCGCATCGAAGCGAACCGCCAAGCTGATGTATGGTTACTTGACCGAATAA
- a CDS encoding aldose epimerase family protein, with product MKRGFLKIFYLMAIASIFSACEKKEKKEEVVAEAPKAEASVSKEAYGATQDGIDVDLYTLENANGMVVKVTNYGGIITSILTPDKSGEFGEITLGFDSVADYENYSPYFGALIGRYGNRIANGKFSLDGVDYELVQNNGKNHLHGGTKGFDKVVWAAEEFKTEEGAGLTLTYLSKDMEEGYPGNLNVEVLYFLTNSDELEVTYKATTDKKTIVNLTQHAYFNFTDNAKTDILDHEVMIASDKLVPVDETLIPTGELTSVEGTPFDFNIPIKIGEKIEEENEQLKYGLGYDHCFVLKKEKQDSLELAATVYDPESGRFMELYTTEPAIQFYSGNFLDGSFVGRGGVSYNFRDALCLEPEHYPDSPNQSDFPSTVLNPGEEYYTKTVYSFSVK from the coding sequence ATGAAAAGAGGTTTTTTAAAGATTTTTTATTTGATGGCCATTGCCTCGATTTTTTCTGCTTGTGAGAAAAAAGAAAAAAAGGAAGAGGTAGTAGCTGAAGCTCCTAAAGCAGAAGCATCTGTTTCCAAAGAAGCATATGGCGCCACACAAGATGGGATTGATGTTGATCTCTACACGTTGGAAAATGCTAACGGCATGGTGGTCAAAGTCACAAATTATGGTGGGATTATTACTTCTATTCTTACTCCAGATAAATCAGGTGAGTTTGGTGAAATCACACTAGGTTTTGATTCAGTTGCAGATTATGAAAACTACAGCCCGTATTTTGGAGCGCTTATAGGCAGGTACGGCAACCGAATAGCCAATGGGAAGTTTAGCCTAGACGGTGTAGACTATGAGTTGGTTCAAAATAATGGTAAGAACCACTTGCACGGAGGAACAAAAGGGTTTGACAAAGTAGTTTGGGCTGCTGAAGAATTTAAAACCGAGGAAGGTGCTGGTTTGACTTTGACCTATCTTAGTAAAGATATGGAAGAGGGATACCCGGGAAATCTCAATGTGGAGGTTTTGTATTTCTTGACCAACTCAGATGAATTGGAAGTGACCTATAAGGCTACTACGGATAAGAAGACGATTGTAAATCTTACACAGCATGCCTATTTTAACTTTACGGACAATGCAAAGACCGATATTTTGGACCATGAGGTAATGATTGCTTCGGATAAGTTAGTGCCTGTTGACGAAACACTCATTCCTACTGGCGAGCTTACTTCAGTGGAAGGAACTCCGTTTGATTTCAACATTCCAATAAAAATTGGGGAGAAGATAGAAGAGGAAAATGAGCAGCTAAAATATGGTTTGGGTTACGACCACTGCTTTGTGTTGAAAAAAGAAAAGCAAGATAGTTTAGAGCTAGCTGCTACAGTTTACGACCCTGAGAGTGGTAGGTTTATGGAGCTTTATACTACTGAACCAGCTATCCAATTCTATTCGGGCAACTTCCTTGATGGTTCATTTGTAGGGAGAGGTGGTGTCAGTTATAATTTTAGAGATGCGCTTTGCCTTGAGCCAGAGCACTATCCAGATTCTCCTAACCAATCTGATTTTCCAAGTACAGTGTTGAACCCTGGCGAAGAATATTATACCAAAACGGTATATTCTTTTTCGGTGAAATAG